The following coding sequences lie in one Trichoderma breve strain T069 chromosome 1, whole genome shotgun sequence genomic window:
- a CDS encoding protein kinase domain-containing protein, producing the protein MAHSPSSSSAADDPAENTADEEDSEDYCKGGYHPVQIGEKFKDGKYTVVRKLGWGHFSTVWLSRDNTNGKHVALKVVRSATHYTETAVDEIKLLNKIVQANPNHPGRKHVVSLLDSFEHKGPNGTHMCMVFEVLGENLLGLIKRWNHRGIPMPLVKQITKQVLLGLDYLHRECGIIHTDLKPENVLIEIGDVEQIVKKVVKPETPDKENNRNGRRRRRTLITGSQPLPSPLNANFNHNNLFPSSTSQGSLAGMLEGKNKDGSPKADDAHKREKSADLLTREVSGISLDKSSTPSSGSTGDKRKADDSHAFEVISVKIADLGAKWGASTDVWSMSAMVFELITGDYLFDPQSGTKYGKDDDHIAQIIELLGPFPRSLCLSGKWSQEIFNRKGELRNIHRLRHWALPDVLREKYHFKEDEAKRISAFLTPMLELVPEKRANAGGMAGHPWLDDTPGMKGVKIEGLEVGSRGEGIDGWATEVRKR; encoded by the exons ATGGCTCACtcgccgtcctcgtcgtcggcggcTGACGACCCCGCCGAGAACAcggccgacgaggaagattCCGAAGACTACTGCAAGGGCGGTTATCACCCCGTCCAGATTGGCGAAAAgttcaaggacggcaagtACACGGTTGTGCGCAAGCTGGGCTGGGGTCACTTCTCGACCGTCTGGCTGTCGCGGGACAACACCAACGGCAAACACGTCGCGCTCAAGGTGGTGCGCTCAGCCACCCACTACACGGAGACGGCCGTCGATGAGATTAAGCTTCTCAATAAGATCGTCCAGGCCAACCCCAACCATCCCGGCCGCAAGCACGTCGTCAGCCTCCTCGACTCGTTCGAACACAAGGGCCCCAACGGAACTCACATGTGCATGGTGTTTGAGGTGCTGGGCGAGAACTTGCTGGGCCTCATAAAGAGATGGAACCACCGCGGTATCCCCATGCCTCTTGTCAAGCAAATCACCAAGCAAGTCCTGCTTGGCCTGGATTACCTACACCGGGAGTGCGGCATCATCCACACCGATCTCAAGCCCGAAAACGTCTTGATTGAAATTGGAGACGTTGAGCAGATTGTCAAGAAAGTGGTCAAGCCCGAGACGCCCGACAAAGAGAACAACCGCAACGGCCGCAGAAGACGTAGGACGCTCATTACTGGCAGCCAGCCGTTGCCGTCTCCCCTCAACGCCAACTTCAACCACAACAACCtattcccatcatcaactTCCCAGGGCAGCCTGGCTGGAATGCTGGAAG GTAAGAACAAGGACGGATCGCCAAAGGCCGACGACGCTCataagagagaaaagtcTGC TGACCTCCTGACTCGCGAAGTGTCGGGTATCTCTCTAGACAAATCCAGCACACCTTCGTCGGGCTCAACCGGCGACAAGCGCAAGGCGGATGATTCGCATGCATTTGAGGTGATTAGCGTCAAGATTGCCGACCTGG GCGCAAAGTGGGGTGCAAGCACAGATGTCTGGAGCATGTCTGCCATG GTGTTCGAGTTGATTACGGGCGACTATCTCTTCGATCCCCAGTCTGGCACTAAGTATGGCAAGGACGACGACCACATCGCGCAGATCATAGAGCTGCTGGGCCCCTTCCCACGATCCCTGTGCCTCAGCGGCAAATGGAGCCAGGAAATATTCAACAGAAAGGGAGAGCTCCGGAACATTCATAGGCTGAGGCACTGGGCTTTACCAGACGTCCTGAGAGAGAAATATCATTTCAAAGAGGACGAGGCTAAGCGcatctcggcctttttgACTCCGATGCTCGAGCTCGTGCCAGAGAAGCGCGCTAACGCCGGCGGCATGGCAGGGCACCCGTGGCTGGATGACACGCCGGGTATGAAGGGCGTCAAGATCGAGGGGCTGGAGGTTGGCAGCCGTGGAGAGGGAATTGACGGCTGGGCCACCGAGGTGCGGAAACGATGA